One genomic segment of Vibrio sp. SCSIO 43136 includes these proteins:
- a CDS encoding efflux RND transporter periplasmic adaptor subunit, with amino-acid sequence MKMKLIAMALLVGLAGCGKVEVVPRDYQPEVKTIEVGSNQSAGQLYFPAVAQAAHKSALSFRVSGEVLELSVKEGTLVKKGDVLAKLDTTDYQLDVDNASAKYSVANSQYTRSAPLVKKGLLAQSQFDELAAQRAIAKAELDLAKLRLSYTSLTAPIDGIISRVAVDKFENVKTGQAVINIHKIDTVEVVVQVPDRVFTEQPQNIDFESIELLVRVKPGAEYPAKIKEYTTEPDPETATYNLTLTMPMPADDPILDGTALEIAARNNAKLKLLPKLTIPIEALFNQDGDDIDRTNRFVWVVDDSQVSKKTVEVGKLVGEQVEVVSGIEAGQDIVIAGVARLRDGMQVKVIPQEAGNE; translated from the coding sequence ATGAAGATGAAACTTATCGCAATGGCCCTGCTGGTGGGACTCGCTGGCTGCGGCAAAGTTGAAGTGGTGCCAAGAGACTATCAACCCGAGGTAAAAACCATTGAAGTTGGCAGCAATCAAAGCGCAGGCCAGCTTTACTTTCCCGCCGTTGCCCAAGCGGCGCATAAATCGGCGCTGAGTTTTCGAGTCTCAGGGGAAGTATTAGAGCTGTCAGTTAAAGAAGGCACCTTGGTTAAAAAAGGCGATGTGCTGGCCAAACTCGATACCACAGATTATCAACTCGATGTGGATAACGCTTCGGCTAAATACAGTGTGGCCAACAGTCAGTACACCCGCTCTGCACCTTTGGTCAAAAAAGGCTTATTGGCTCAGTCACAATTTGATGAGTTAGCTGCCCAACGAGCGATAGCAAAAGCCGAGCTAGACCTGGCTAAATTACGCCTGTCCTACACATCCTTAACCGCCCCGATTGACGGCATTATCTCGCGTGTCGCCGTGGATAAATTTGAAAACGTCAAAACCGGTCAGGCGGTGATCAACATTCATAAAATAGACACGGTTGAAGTGGTGGTACAAGTGCCAGACCGAGTTTTTACTGAACAGCCACAGAATATCGATTTCGAATCGATAGAGCTGCTGGTGAGAGTCAAACCGGGGGCCGAGTATCCAGCCAAAATCAAAGAGTACACTACAGAACCTGACCCAGAGACTGCGACCTACAACCTCACTTTAACCATGCCTATGCCAGCGGATGACCCAATACTCGATGGTACGGCGCTGGAGATCGCAGCAAGAAATAACGCCAAACTCAAGTTACTGCCTAAATTAACCATACCTATTGAAGCCTTGTTTAACCAAGATGGCGACGATATCGACCGCACCAACCGCTTTGTTTGGGTGGTAGATGACTCCCAAGTGAGTAAGAAAACCGTCGAAGTTGGCAAACTGGTGGGTGAACAAGTGGAAGTAGTGTCTGGCATAGAGGCTGGACAAGACATCGTTATCGCAGGTGTTGCTCGTTTAAGAGATGGAATGCAAGTCAAAGTGATCCCGCAGGAGGCAGGAAATGAATGA
- a CDS encoding efflux RND transporter periplasmic adaptor subunit: MRCQYLLLTSALVLIAGCSEELPPVPEPDSRPAKIVTVSLSQSSTVRQFPAVSEAGDRAALAFRVPGQLMSVDIHAGQMVEKGTVLASLNPDEYQQLLKQAQANYQLANVQFKRFKKLRADKVVSEQDYDKAVANLNSAKAGLEQAQANLDYTVLKAPYSGTISLVSVENYEFVGAQQAVMNIQTNQVLKVVFQLPEYLLRRFRDDDVAKAQMVFDTVPDRPFPLTFQEIDTEADPKTNAYKVTMAMERPDDVGVLPGMSGKVELEVPKSVASRLPKAAIETEGENSWVWKVDEQGLVRRTPIEVDDNRVLISGLEDGDRIVASGVAVLEEGAKVREWIKERGL, from the coding sequence ATGCGTTGCCAATATTTGCTCCTCACCAGTGCGTTAGTGCTGATCGCAGGTTGCTCGGAAGAGTTACCGCCCGTTCCCGAACCGGATTCTCGTCCCGCCAAAATCGTCACCGTTTCACTGAGTCAAAGCAGCACAGTTCGTCAGTTTCCAGCGGTGTCTGAAGCAGGCGATAGAGCGGCACTTGCATTTCGTGTTCCTGGCCAACTAATGTCTGTGGATATTCATGCGGGTCAGATGGTCGAAAAAGGCACTGTGCTGGCCTCACTTAACCCAGATGAATACCAGCAACTGCTTAAACAAGCCCAGGCTAATTATCAATTGGCCAATGTGCAGTTCAAACGTTTTAAAAAGTTAAGAGCCGATAAAGTCGTTTCAGAGCAAGATTATGATAAAGCGGTGGCGAACTTAAATTCAGCTAAGGCTGGCCTTGAACAGGCGCAAGCGAATCTCGACTACACCGTACTTAAAGCGCCATACAGTGGCACTATTTCATTAGTCTCCGTGGAGAACTATGAGTTCGTTGGTGCACAGCAAGCGGTAATGAATATTCAAACCAATCAGGTGCTGAAAGTGGTGTTCCAATTGCCTGAGTACCTGTTACGTCGCTTCAGAGATGATGACGTAGCCAAAGCGCAAATGGTGTTTGATACCGTGCCAGACAGACCTTTCCCATTAACTTTCCAAGAAATTGATACTGAAGCAGACCCTAAAACCAATGCTTACAAAGTTACCATGGCGATGGAAAGACCGGATGATGTTGGAGTATTGCCGGGCATGTCCGGCAAGGTGGAGCTAGAAGTCCCTAAATCCGTTGCTAGCCGATTGCCAAAAGCCGCCATTGAAACAGAAGGAGAGAACAGTTGGGTATGGAAGGTAGATGAGCAAGGGCTTGTTCGCCGAACACCAATAGAAGTTGATGACAACCGCGTACTAATTTCCGGCCTAGAAGATGGCGATCGCATTGTTGCTTCGGGCGTTGCTGTACTCGAAGAGGGTGCCAAAGTCCGTGAATGGATTAAAGAGCGAGGGCTATAA
- the pspB gene encoding envelope stress response membrane protein PspB codes for MSAAFLTAPLVVFLIFVAPLWLWLHYRGKRNTAQGLSEEDFAKLQMLTRQAEGLQQRVQTLEKILDSESPSWRQKL; via the coding sequence ATGTCAGCAGCGTTTTTAACTGCACCACTCGTAGTTTTTCTTATATTCGTTGCGCCTCTGTGGTTATGGCTTCACTACCGTGGAAAGCGCAACACTGCGCAAGGTCTGTCAGAAGAAGATTTTGCGAAACTGCAGATGTTGACTCGACAAGCGGAAGGGTTGCAGCAGCGCGTGCAAACGCTTGAGAAGATTCTGGACTCAGAATCGCCTAGCTGGAGACAAAAACTATGA
- the cls gene encoding cardiolipin synthase, whose amino-acid sequence MEKFYQIFALVSLVLYWVLVAGVTIRVVLKRRAVSVSLAWLMIIYIVPVLGVVCYFLFGELNLGRKRAERAQNMFSPYGFWFNQLHDCQAHQPDLIQGELSQIHDLCSNRTGIPALCGNTLSLQTTPEGILRSVIEDIENAEQSIRMVFYIWHPGGLADSVASALIKAAKRGVTVQVLLDSAGSHRFFRSHWVDLMKRSGVDVVQALGVSPMRVFLRRLDLRQHRKIITIDDQIAYTGSMNMVDPAHFKQDAGVGQWIDVMVRVTGPTVNVLAAIHAWDWEVETGERILPSFPLCAIEPEATDPHPVQVVPSGPGMPENLIQQVLNLAISQAKHSVRITTPYFVPSENLLETLKMTAQRGVKVELIIPHRNDSIMVKWASKAFYSELLNCGIEIYEFSGGLLHTKSVVIDEHYALIGTVNLDMRSLWLNFEVTLAVDDKAFTQELYWVQQSYIDQAHKIQSAEWSERGFIHRFFERAYFLFSPLL is encoded by the coding sequence ATGGAAAAGTTTTACCAAATCTTCGCACTGGTCAGTTTAGTTTTATACTGGGTTTTAGTTGCTGGTGTGACGATTCGAGTCGTCTTAAAGCGTCGTGCCGTCAGTGTTTCCCTCGCATGGCTGATGATCATCTACATCGTACCTGTACTCGGTGTTGTGTGTTATTTCCTTTTTGGTGAATTAAACCTTGGACGCAAACGCGCCGAACGTGCGCAAAACATGTTCAGTCCATACGGGTTTTGGTTTAATCAACTCCATGACTGCCAAGCGCATCAACCTGATCTGATTCAAGGTGAACTGTCCCAAATTCACGATCTCTGCTCCAATCGCACCGGTATTCCTGCGCTATGTGGTAATACCCTATCTCTTCAAACCACGCCCGAAGGGATTTTACGTTCGGTTATTGAAGATATAGAAAATGCCGAGCAAAGCATTCGTATGGTGTTTTACATCTGGCACCCAGGTGGACTCGCAGACTCCGTCGCCTCGGCATTAATCAAAGCGGCAAAGCGTGGGGTTACGGTACAAGTTCTGCTGGATTCCGCAGGCAGCCACCGTTTTTTCCGCAGCCACTGGGTAGATCTGATGAAGCGTTCTGGTGTGGATGTGGTGCAAGCATTAGGCGTATCTCCAATGCGTGTTTTCCTGCGCCGCCTAGATCTTCGCCAACACCGAAAAATCATCACCATCGACGACCAAATTGCTTACACAGGTTCTATGAACATGGTCGACCCTGCGCACTTTAAACAAGATGCAGGCGTGGGTCAGTGGATTGATGTCATGGTTCGTGTCACTGGACCGACGGTGAACGTACTAGCGGCCATCCATGCTTGGGATTGGGAAGTAGAGACCGGTGAGCGAATTTTGCCGAGCTTCCCACTGTGCGCCATCGAGCCAGAAGCCACAGATCCACACCCTGTGCAAGTAGTGCCATCGGGTCCGGGTATGCCCGAGAACTTGATTCAACAAGTATTAAATCTTGCCATCAGTCAGGCAAAACACTCTGTACGTATTACCACCCCGTATTTTGTCCCGAGTGAAAACCTGCTGGAAACATTAAAAATGACCGCTCAACGTGGGGTAAAAGTTGAGCTGATCATCCCACATCGTAATGATTCGATCATGGTGAAGTGGGCATCCAAAGCCTTCTATTCGGAGCTTCTCAACTGCGGCATTGAAATCTATGAATTCAGCGGCGGTCTATTGCACACCAAGTCAGTAGTGATTGATGAACACTACGCCCTAATAGGCACCGTTAACCTAGATATGCGTAGCCTGTGGCTAAACTTTGAAGTGACACTGGCTGTCGATGATAAAGCCTTCACCCAAGAGCTATATTGGGTGCAGCAGAGCTATATCGATCAAGCACATAAGATTCAATCTGCTGAATGGTCTGAGCGAGGTTTTATTCACCGCTTCTTTGAGCGAGCCTACTTCCTATTCAGCCCACTTCTGTAA
- the pspC gene encoding envelope stress response membrane protein PspC, with translation MTQRTLYRDTQNRKIAGVCAGVADYFGIETWFVRVLAVTAALLGAGFFVVIIYIAMSLMVEKKPYQAGDFQDSASPKPHKVKSKPWQTGESPSQLIASLEGELADVEKKVKTMEAHVTSDTFNVEREFSKL, from the coding sequence ATGACCCAACGTACTTTGTACCGTGATACCCAGAATCGTAAGATCGCCGGTGTATGTGCAGGGGTTGCAGATTACTTCGGCATCGAGACATGGTTTGTTCGGGTACTGGCAGTGACTGCAGCGCTATTAGGGGCAGGTTTTTTTGTAGTGATCATCTACATTGCCATGTCACTGATGGTGGAGAAAAAGCCTTATCAGGCGGGAGACTTTCAAGACTCAGCGTCACCAAAGCCCCATAAAGTTAAGAGCAAGCCGTGGCAAACTGGGGAATCACCAAGTCAGTTGATTGCAAGCTTGGAAGGAGAGCTGGCGGACGTGGAGAAGAAAGTCAAAACGATGGAAGCTCACGTTACTTCAGATACTTTTAACGTCGAGCGAGAGTTCAGCAAATTGTAG
- a CDS encoding sodium-dependent transporter, producing the protein MATNSRAQFSSKLGFIMAAAGSAVGLGNIWGFPTQAASNGGAVFLMTYLAMVFILACPMLIAELTIGRYGQSNPIKSLQSIWPKGRLGAALVGLTGMAAASLILSFYAIIAGWLIGNFAGSAMSMVGMESTVDWITSFSLSRNLILMVLFMGLTMYVVQSGVAEGIERWSTRLMPVLLGLFAVMIIYILTQDGAMDGLTMYLVPDFSHFSMDLVVNAMGQAFFSLSLGVGTMMVYGSYLKKDTNLPKTAVQVSLVDTGIAVGAGLLILPAMFVAKQNGVQIFDEAGNLLSSDTLVFTVLPAMFETMGVIGEFVSLLFFALMVIAALTSSISMLEVPVSCAIEQLGHKRKVAVAWIGGIITIISAVIVMNFGTLFGFVVTITTVYAQPILGLIFALLVGWVWNRNKLLEELKQGHPEIEQSLFWKIWPLYVRIVCPVLILVVFFA; encoded by the coding sequence ATGGCGACTAACTCTCGTGCCCAGTTCTCTTCCAAGCTGGGTTTTATCATGGCTGCGGCAGGCTCTGCGGTTGGTTTAGGTAATATTTGGGGGTTCCCAACTCAAGCGGCCAGTAATGGTGGCGCTGTTTTCTTGATGACTTATTTGGCAATGGTGTTCATCTTGGCATGTCCAATGCTGATTGCCGAGCTTACGATTGGTCGTTACGGTCAGTCGAACCCAATTAAATCGCTTCAATCAATTTGGCCGAAAGGCAGATTAGGTGCGGCACTTGTTGGCCTAACCGGTATGGCAGCAGCCTCCCTGATCCTCAGTTTTTACGCAATTATTGCAGGGTGGTTGATCGGTAATTTCGCAGGCAGTGCAATGAGCATGGTCGGCATGGAGTCAACCGTTGACTGGATCACTAGCTTTAGCCTGTCCCGAAACCTTATTTTGATGGTGCTGTTCATGGGCTTGACTATGTATGTCGTACAAAGCGGCGTGGCTGAAGGTATTGAGCGCTGGTCTACCCGTCTAATGCCTGTGCTGTTGGGTCTATTTGCAGTCATGATCATCTACATCCTGACTCAGGATGGCGCAATGGATGGCCTGACCATGTACCTAGTTCCAGATTTTTCTCATTTCAGTATGGATCTGGTAGTGAATGCAATGGGGCAGGCGTTCTTCTCGCTTTCATTGGGCGTCGGTACCATGATGGTTTACGGTTCATACCTTAAAAAAGATACTAATCTGCCAAAAACTGCCGTTCAGGTCTCTTTGGTTGATACTGGCATTGCCGTTGGTGCGGGCTTGCTTATCCTTCCAGCGATGTTTGTCGCTAAGCAAAACGGCGTACAAATCTTTGATGAAGCGGGTAACCTTTTAAGTTCAGATACCTTAGTGTTTACTGTGCTACCAGCTATGTTTGAAACCATGGGTGTGATTGGTGAGTTTGTAAGCCTACTCTTTTTCGCCTTGATGGTGATTGCGGCATTAACCTCGTCTATCTCAATGCTAGAAGTACCTGTCTCTTGTGCGATTGAGCAACTTGGCCACAAGCGTAAAGTTGCTGTTGCTTGGATCGGCGGCATCATTACCATTATCTCTGCAGTCATTGTGATGAACTTTGGCACCTTGTTTGGCTTCGTTGTTACCATTACCACGGTTTACGCTCAACCAATCTTAGGTCTGATTTTTGCTTTGCTGGTGGGTTGGGTTTGGAACCGAAACAAACTATTGGAAGAGCTTAAGCAGGGGCATCCAGAAATCGAGCAGAGTTTATTTTGGAAAATCTGGCCACTTTACGTACGTATCGTCTGCCCAGTGCTGATCCTAGTGGTATTCTTTGCTTAA
- a CDS encoding TIGR01621 family pseudouridine synthase — protein MFDILFTHPDFLVIHKHHNVSVHKDDGDTDTALLQEVAKVCGDTQLYLIHRLDKMTSGLLLLGRNAKAASELSGLFASREVEKFYLAIGAKKPKKKQGLVMGDMARSRRSAWKLLNSKENPAITQFFSLAGESGERIFLCKPKTGKTHQIRVALKSVGSGIVGDDIYNPSSQADRGYLHAYALGFTYQGEAFQFVCNPAQQENNGEKWRTQAMLDALTQWQMPWQLNWPVMK, from the coding sequence ATGTTCGATATACTATTTACCCATCCTGATTTTCTCGTCATCCACAAGCATCATAATGTCAGTGTGCATAAAGATGATGGTGATACTGATACTGCGCTGCTTCAAGAAGTGGCAAAGGTTTGCGGAGATACTCAGCTTTATCTGATCCATCGTCTCGATAAGATGACCTCAGGATTGCTACTGCTAGGAAGAAACGCCAAAGCAGCAAGTGAGCTATCTGGTCTGTTTGCCTCACGAGAGGTGGAAAAGTTCTATCTAGCCATTGGCGCTAAAAAACCTAAGAAAAAGCAGGGGCTGGTGATGGGTGATATGGCACGCTCACGCCGTAGCGCATGGAAACTTCTCAACAGTAAAGAAAATCCAGCAATTACCCAGTTTTTCTCGTTAGCAGGGGAGAGCGGCGAGCGTATTTTCTTATGTAAACCAAAAACAGGTAAAACTCATCAGATCCGCGTGGCGCTTAAATCGGTCGGTTCAGGCATTGTTGGCGATGATATTTACAATCCTTCTTCTCAAGCAGACCGTGGTTACCTGCACGCATACGCTCTAGGCTTCACTTATCAAGGCGAAGCTTTCCAGTTCGTTTGTAACCCAGCGCAGCAAGAAAACAATGGCGAGAAATGGCGCACACAAGCCATGTTGGACGCACTTACCCAATGGCAAATGCCTTGGCAACTTAATTGGCCGGTAATGAAATAA
- a CDS encoding efflux RND transporter permease subunit, with amino-acid sequence MNEVANEHSPNKGIAAYFIQNRVISWMLALIFLIGGTSAFFGLGRLEDPAFTIKDAMVVTSYPGATPLQVEEEVTYPLEKAIGQLTYVDEVKSTSTRGLSQISVTMKNNYGPDDLPQIWDELRRKVNDIKDSLPPGVNPPQVIDDFGDVFGILLAVTGDGYSYKELLDYVDYLRRELELIDGVGKVSVSGQRQEQVFIEVSMKRMNTLGISPQTIYNLLQTQNTVNDAGAIRVGTEYIRIQPTGEFADVEELGDLILTEGGAQGLIYLRDVAEVKRGYIEVPSNIINYNGHLALNIGVSFAQGVNVVQIGGNVERRLAELKEQQPIGIDIAEIYSQPKEVDKSVKGFVVSLGQAVAIVIVVLLFFMGLRSGLLIGLILLLTVLGTFIFMQYMEIELQRISLGALVIALGMLVDNAIVVVEGILVGTQKGRTRLQAATDIVTQTKWPLLGATVIAVTAFAPIGLSEDATGEYCGTLFSVLLISLMLSWFTAISLTPFFADLFFKEGEHDPDAEPADPYNGMIFVLYKNFLEFCMKRAWLTVIFLVVALAASLYGFTQLKQSFFPSSTTPMFMVDVWMPEGTDIRATNEKLEELTNWLEQDPAVDHITTTAGKGLQRFMLTYAPGKSYPAYGEIVTRVKSFEQLDALMEKFGDHLDANYPQIDYKLKRVELGPGGGAKIEARLVGSDPTVLRTLASQVVDIMRADPGAFNIRHDWRERTKIIEPDFNESQARRYGITKSDLDQMLNMSFSGRTIGVYRDGTTLMPIVARLPDEERVNIQSIEGMKIWSPALSEYIPLQQVILGYDLRWEDPVIERKDRKRILTVMADPNPFGDETAATLQQRLMESIDAIDMPPGYALEWGGEYESSNDAQESLFKTMPLGYLFMFLITVFLFNSVKEPLIVWATVPLAVIGVTAGLLMFDTPFGFMALLGFLSLSGMLLKNGIVLLDQIEIEMKSGKAPYHAVVEASLSRVRPVCMAAITTILGLVPLLPDIFFKPMAVTIMFGLGFATILTLIVVPVLYRLFHGVEVID; translated from the coding sequence ATGAATGAAGTAGCGAACGAGCACAGCCCAAATAAAGGGATTGCGGCGTATTTTATTCAAAACCGTGTCATCAGTTGGATGCTGGCACTGATATTTTTGATTGGTGGAACATCGGCTTTCTTCGGTCTTGGCCGCTTGGAAGACCCTGCATTTACCATCAAAGATGCCATGGTAGTGACAAGTTATCCGGGAGCAACACCGCTGCAAGTGGAAGAAGAGGTGACCTATCCTCTAGAAAAAGCCATCGGCCAGCTCACTTATGTGGATGAAGTGAAATCAACCTCTACCCGAGGGCTATCTCAGATATCGGTGACGATGAAGAACAACTATGGCCCAGATGATCTTCCGCAAATATGGGATGAGCTGCGCCGCAAGGTTAACGACATAAAAGACTCGTTGCCACCGGGGGTTAACCCACCTCAAGTCATTGATGACTTTGGTGATGTGTTTGGTATTTTGCTTGCAGTCACTGGTGATGGGTACTCCTACAAAGAGCTGCTTGATTACGTTGATTATCTGCGCCGAGAGCTAGAGCTGATTGATGGTGTAGGCAAGGTCAGTGTATCGGGTCAGCGCCAAGAGCAGGTTTTCATTGAAGTATCGATGAAGCGAATGAACACCTTAGGTATTTCGCCACAAACCATCTACAACTTGCTGCAAACCCAAAACACCGTTAATGATGCGGGGGCGATTCGAGTTGGTACCGAGTACATTCGTATCCAACCAACAGGGGAGTTTGCTGATGTTGAAGAGCTTGGGGACCTTATCTTAACTGAAGGTGGCGCTCAGGGGCTTATCTACTTGAGAGACGTGGCTGAAGTGAAACGTGGCTACATCGAAGTCCCAAGCAATATCATCAATTACAATGGACATCTAGCGCTGAATATTGGGGTCTCTTTTGCCCAAGGCGTTAACGTGGTGCAAATTGGTGGTAACGTCGAAAGACGTCTTGCTGAACTTAAAGAGCAGCAACCTATCGGCATCGACATTGCAGAAATCTACAGCCAGCCTAAAGAAGTCGATAAATCGGTGAAAGGCTTTGTGGTCAGTTTAGGGCAGGCGGTGGCAATTGTTATCGTGGTACTGCTGTTCTTTATGGGGCTGCGTTCGGGTCTGTTGATAGGCTTGATCCTGCTGTTGACGGTGCTTGGTACCTTTATCTTCATGCAATATATGGAAATCGAGCTACAGCGTATCTCGCTCGGCGCTTTGGTCATTGCGCTGGGGATGCTGGTGGATAACGCCATTGTGGTGGTGGAAGGTATACTGGTCGGGACCCAAAAAGGGCGGACTCGGCTCCAAGCTGCTACCGATATCGTGACGCAAACCAAGTGGCCTTTGCTGGGGGCAACAGTGATTGCGGTGACAGCATTTGCGCCGATTGGTTTGTCTGAAGATGCCACGGGTGAGTATTGTGGCACCTTGTTCTCAGTATTGCTTATCTCCTTGATGTTGAGCTGGTTTACGGCTATCTCATTAACGCCATTCTTTGCCGACCTGTTCTTTAAAGAGGGTGAGCATGACCCTGATGCAGAGCCTGCGGATCCATACAACGGCATGATCTTTGTGCTGTATAAAAACTTCCTAGAGTTTTGTATGAAGCGTGCGTGGCTGACGGTGATATTTCTTGTCGTTGCTCTTGCTGCCTCTTTATATGGTTTTACCCAACTTAAGCAGTCATTCTTCCCATCTTCAACCACACCGATGTTTATGGTTGATGTATGGATGCCAGAAGGTACAGATATTCGAGCCACGAACGAAAAGCTCGAAGAGCTGACCAATTGGCTTGAACAGGACCCAGCGGTTGATCACATCACCACTACTGCTGGTAAGGGTCTGCAACGCTTTATGCTGACTTACGCACCGGGTAAGTCTTACCCAGCCTATGGTGAAATCGTTACACGGGTGAAGAGCTTCGAGCAGCTTGATGCCTTGATGGAGAAATTTGGTGACCATCTGGACGCCAATTATCCGCAAATTGATTACAAGCTGAAACGTGTCGAGCTTGGTCCCGGTGGCGGAGCGAAAATCGAAGCTCGACTAGTAGGCTCAGACCCAACGGTACTGCGTACATTGGCGAGCCAAGTCGTCGATATCATGCGTGCTGACCCTGGTGCGTTCAATATTCGTCATGATTGGCGTGAGCGAACCAAAATCATCGAACCAGACTTTAATGAAAGTCAGGCTCGCCGTTACGGTATCACTAAGTCAGATCTCGACCAGATGCTCAACATGTCGTTTAGCGGACGAACCATAGGTGTGTATCGCGATGGCACCACCTTAATGCCAATTGTTGCTCGTCTGCCAGATGAGGAGCGAGTCAATATCCAGAGCATTGAAGGCATGAAGATTTGGAGCCCAGCGTTAAGCGAATATATTCCGCTACAACAGGTGATCTTAGGTTATGACTTACGCTGGGAAGATCCTGTGATTGAGCGAAAAGATCGTAAGCGTATCTTAACCGTAATGGCAGACCCTAACCCATTTGGTGACGAAACCGCAGCGACGTTGCAACAACGTTTAATGGAATCTATCGATGCGATCGATATGCCGCCGGGTTACGCATTGGAGTGGGGTGGTGAGTACGAGTCTTCTAACGACGCACAAGAGTCGCTGTTCAAGACCATGCCGCTTGGCTACCTGTTCATGTTCTTGATTACCGTGTTCTTGTTCAACTCGGTAAAAGAGCCACTGATAGTATGGGCTACCGTGCCACTGGCTGTTATTGGGGTGACCGCTGGTCTATTGATGTTTGATACTCCATTTGGCTTCATGGCGCTATTGGGCTTCCTCAGCCTTTCAGGCATGCTGCTCAAAAACGGCATCGTATTGCTCGATCAAATCGAGATAGAGATGAAATCTGGCAAGGCGCCATACCATGCGGTTGTTGAAGCATCCTTAAGCCGTGTGCGCCCAGTGTGCATGGCGGCAATTACTACCATTCTTGGCTTGGTACCTTTGCTTCCTGATATCTTCTTCAAACCTATGGCTGTGACCATCATGTTTGGTTTGGGCTTTGCAACAATACTGACATTGATTGTTGTGCCAGTGTTGTATCGCTTGTTCCACGGAGTTGAAGTGATTGACTAG
- a CDS encoding cystathionine beta-lyase: MSEKKTTKLVTAGRSKKWTHGVVNPPVQRASTIVFDTVAEKHKATSERMGHTLFYGRRGTQTHFAFQEAMVEIEGGAGCALYPCGTAAISNALISFVSAGDHVLMVDTCYEPTRDFCDTILKKLGVETTYYPPLIGEGIKDLIQPNTKVLFTESPGSITMEVQDVPTMAEIAHQHDIIVMLDNTWGAGVNFSPFDHGVDISIQAATKYIVGHSDVMLGTAVANERCWDQLREQSYLMGQCVSPDDAYLGLRGLRTLDVRLKQHEKNSIEIAKWLAERPEVDHVRHPALESCPGHEFYQRDFSGCNGLFSFVLKTSNSKATTALLDDMKHFSMGYSWGGFESLILANEPKSFNSLRTVANPNFEGTLIRLHIGLEDTQDLIEDLEAAFERYVQALG, from the coding sequence ATGTCTGAGAAAAAGACAACCAAACTGGTTACTGCGGGTCGCAGTAAGAAATGGACTCACGGTGTTGTTAACCCACCAGTGCAGCGTGCTTCAACCATCGTATTTGATACGGTTGCCGAAAAGCACAAAGCGACCTCAGAGCGCATGGGACATACGCTTTTCTACGGCCGTCGTGGTACTCAGACCCACTTTGCCTTCCAAGAAGCGATGGTTGAAATCGAAGGTGGCGCTGGATGCGCGCTTTACCCATGTGGCACCGCAGCTATCTCTAACGCTTTGATCTCTTTTGTTTCTGCTGGCGATCACGTATTGATGGTGGATACTTGCTACGAACCAACCCGAGACTTCTGTGACACGATTTTGAAAAAGCTGGGTGTAGAAACCACCTACTACCCACCACTTATTGGCGAAGGCATTAAAGACCTCATCCAACCAAACACCAAAGTGTTGTTTACAGAATCTCCGGGCTCGATCACCATGGAAGTACAAGATGTACCGACCATGGCAGAGATCGCTCACCAGCACGACATCATCGTCATGCTCGACAACACTTGGGGTGCAGGGGTAAATTTCTCTCCGTTTGATCATGGTGTTGATATTTCCATCCAAGCGGCAACCAAATATATCGTCGGTCACTCAGATGTGATGCTAGGTACGGCGGTTGCCAATGAGCGCTGCTGGGATCAACTGCGTGAACAAAGCTACCTTATGGGTCAGTGTGTCTCGCCAGATGATGCCTACCTAGGATTGCGTGGCCTGCGCACACTCGATGTTCGTTTGAAGCAACATGAGAAAAACAGCATCGAGATCGCCAAATGGCTTGCAGAGCGACCAGAAGTAGACCATGTTCGCCACCCAGCGCTAGAGAGCTGCCCTGGGCATGAGTTTTACCAACGTGATTTCTCAGGCTGTAATGGCCTGTTCTCGTTCGTGTTAAAGACCAGCAACTCTAAAGCGACAACCGCACTTTTAGATGACATGAAGCACTTCAGCATGGGCTATTCATGGGGTGGCTTTGAGAGTTTGATCCTAGCCAACGAGCCAAAGAGCTTTAACAGCTTGCGCACAGTAGCAAATCCAAACTTTGAAGGTACACTGATCCGCTTGCACATTGGCTTAGAAGATACCCAAGATTTGATTGAAGATCTGGAAGCTGCTTTTGAACGATACGTTCAGGCACTTGGCTAA